A genomic segment from Gilvibacter sp. SZ-19 encodes:
- the smpB gene encoding SsrA-binding protein SmpB, giving the protein MSLQKQVKIKNRKARFEYEILDRYTAGIVLAGTEIKAIREGRASIAESFCEFNDRGELFVINMTIEEYSHATHFNHKPKSERKLLLNRNELKKLEKEVKNSGLTIIPLLLFTNDRGLAKMEIALCRGKKLYDKRETIKDRDNKRNLSRIKKNFNN; this is encoded by the coding sequence ATGAGTTTGCAAAAACAAGTGAAAATAAAGAATCGCAAAGCCCGCTTTGAATACGAGATCTTAGATCGCTACACGGCGGGTATCGTTCTGGCTGGTACAGAGATCAAAGCCATACGAGAAGGACGCGCCTCTATAGCTGAGAGTTTTTGCGAGTTCAACGATCGCGGTGAACTCTTTGTAATTAATATGACGATAGAGGAGTATTCTCATGCGACGCACTTTAACCACAAGCCAAAAAGTGAGCGTAAATTACTCCTGAATCGCAACGAGTTAAAGAAACTTGAAAAAGAAGTTAAAAACTCAGGCTTGACCATTATTCCCCTTTTATTGTTCACCAACGATAGAGGTCTTGCCAAGATGGAGATCGCACTGTGTCGCGGTAAAAAACTCTACGACAAACGCGAGACCATCAAAGACAGAGACAACAAGCGTAACCTCAGCAGGATCAAAAAGAACTTTAACAATTAA
- a CDS encoding DUF6503 family protein, with protein sequence MLKRTTILLLCSLMLWSCNSGPTKEQQEPDPKAVKPRLTAGQIVDRAIEYHGGPLFEKSEIEFKFRDYQYRSLQEGGAFTLDRISYNDAIGKITDRVTNAGYTQVLNDEFEMNIVDSMKVKFTNSVNSVHYFARLPYGLNAPAVEKKLIGTDSIKGRAYHEVEVRFKQEGGGVDFQDVFMYWFDTETGAMDYLAYSYETDGGGIRFRAAYNPREINGLRFQDYVNYKPQGLDVALKDLDYLYEQGSLIEVSKIELENVKVKIVDDAL encoded by the coding sequence ATGTTGAAACGGACCACAATACTACTTTTATGCAGTCTGATGCTCTGGAGCTGCAACAGTGGCCCCACCAAAGAGCAACAAGAGCCTGATCCCAAAGCTGTTAAACCCAGATTGACCGCTGGGCAAATCGTAGACCGCGCCATTGAATATCACGGAGGCCCACTTTTTGAAAAGTCTGAGATAGAGTTCAAGTTTCGAGATTATCAGTACAGATCTTTGCAAGAGGGTGGAGCATTCACTTTAGACAGGATTTCGTACAACGATGCTATCGGTAAGATCACAGATCGAGTCACCAATGCCGGCTATACCCAAGTATTGAACGACGAATTTGAGATGAACATCGTAGATTCAATGAAGGTCAAGTTCACCAATAGTGTTAACTCTGTTCATTATTTTGCCCGCCTGCCTTATGGTCTGAATGCGCCTGCCGTAGAAAAAAAGCTGATCGGGACCGACTCTATTAAAGGGAGAGCCTATCACGAAGTTGAGGTGCGATTTAAGCAAGAAGGTGGAGGCGTAGATTTTCAAGATGTATTTATGTACTGGTTCGACACAGAAACGGGTGCTATGGATTATTTAGCCTATTCTTACGAGACCGATGGGGGTGGGATTCGCTTCCGAGCGGCCTACAATCCGCGAGAGATAAATGGATTGCGTTTTCAAGATTATGTGAATTACAAACCGCAAGGCTTGGATGTTGCCTTAAAAGATCTGGATTACCTCTACGAGCAGGGATCGCTTATTGAGGTCTCGAAGATCGAATTGGAAAATGTAAAAGTGAAAATAGTAGACGATGCACTTTAG
- a CDS encoding DUF6503 family protein: MHFRTFLLLLLVGLTQSCEQSAKSEAIEPRALLDSAITAHGGARYDGATIRFALNNYDFELKREGYTYDYKMSQEKDGALHMVNTFNGGLTYKIGDSLVDHGGRQMTLIRERVNNVAYDFYIPYSLTGNDIVLEYLGTENMRLKPYHKLKVSYKQIPGADPDERAYVLWISADTYEIDFIAKQNEAASGRKQFMAAAYKRRVGGMLFSDFELYQTADRNKEVAIDSLGMAYNSGNMQRKAVTTYMDIEVDPKSN, translated from the coding sequence ATGCACTTTAGAACCTTTTTATTGCTGTTACTAGTAGGATTGACGCAAAGCTGTGAGCAATCGGCTAAATCTGAAGCTATAGAACCCAGAGCCCTACTCGATAGTGCAATAACTGCACATGGCGGTGCTCGCTATGATGGCGCTACCATACGCTTTGCGCTGAATAATTACGATTTTGAGCTCAAGCGCGAGGGGTACACTTATGACTACAAAATGTCTCAAGAAAAAGATGGAGCGCTTCATATGGTAAACACCTTTAACGGTGGACTTACGTATAAGATCGGAGATAGCCTTGTGGACCACGGAGGACGTCAAATGACCTTAATTAGAGAGCGGGTCAACAACGTAGCTTACGACTTCTACATACCGTATTCCTTAACGGGTAACGATATTGTATTGGAGTATTTAGGTACTGAGAATATGCGTCTAAAACCGTATCACAAGCTAAAAGTGAGCTATAAACAGATACCAGGAGCCGATCCGGACGAGCGCGCCTATGTCTTGTGGATCAGCGCCGATACTTACGAGATCGATTTTATTGCCAAACAGAATGAGGCCGCAAGCGGCAGAAAGCAATTTATGGCCGCTGCCTATAAACGCCGTGTTGGCGGCATGCTATTCTCTGATTTTGAATTGTATCAAACTGCAGATAGAAATAAAGAAGTAGCCATAGATTCTCTGGGGATGGCCTATAATTCTGGGAACATGCAGCGTAAAGCTGTTACTACTTATATGGACATTGAGGTTGACCCAAAGTCGAATTAA
- a CDS encoding histidine phosphatase family protein, which translates to MKRALFFILLIAAVLAPQQFYGQETTSDQTTVYYCIRHAEKDRSNADNKNPNLTEAGKQRAAKWAKVFENVAFDAIYSTDYNRTQQTALPTSLMQELEIQSYDPRNLYSADFAAATQGKTVLVVGHSNTTPMFVNAVLEKETYPWIADDNNGMLFIVTKSGEKVTVQVLQID; encoded by the coding sequence ATGAAACGCGCTTTATTTTTTATACTGCTGATAGCAGCTGTATTGGCTCCGCAGCAATTCTACGGACAAGAAACAACATCAGACCAGACTACGGTGTATTACTGCATCAGACATGCGGAAAAAGACCGTTCTAATGCCGACAACAAAAATCCGAATCTTACCGAGGCCGGTAAACAAAGGGCTGCCAAGTGGGCTAAAGTATTTGAGAATGTAGCCTTTGACGCTATTTACAGCACAGATTACAACCGCACACAGCAAACAGCCTTACCTACTTCTCTGATGCAGGAATTGGAAATTCAGTCTTATGACCCAAGAAATCTTTACAGTGCGGACTTCGCAGCAGCGACTCAAGGCAAAACGGTATTGGTTGTCGGGCATAGCAACACCACTCCAATGTTCGTAAACGCTGTTTTAGAAAAAGAGACTTACCCCTGGATAGCGGACGACAACAACGGTATGTTGTTCATTGTTACTAAAAGTGGTGAAAAGGTCACCGTACAGGTCTTACAGATCGATTAA
- a CDS encoding thioesterase family protein: MENLPKVLESTTKIRFQDCDPFNHLNNAEYLNYMINAREDQLIAHYGIDIYELGRKEGKSWVVGSTQIAYLKPAFTMEEVKISSQLLHYTDTSLLVEMRMNGLKKDELKAVMWSNFVHFNLLKQQREQHSQKFMNLFAAVANPVAETTFEARISTVRSQKV, encoded by the coding sequence ATGGAGAATTTACCTAAAGTATTAGAAAGCACAACCAAGATCCGATTTCAGGATTGCGACCCATTTAATCATCTGAACAATGCAGAATATCTGAACTATATGATCAATGCCAGAGAGGATCAGCTTATTGCGCACTACGGTATTGACATCTACGAATTAGGCCGTAAGGAAGGAAAGAGTTGGGTTGTTGGTAGCACGCAGATTGCCTACCTAAAACCAGCTTTCACTATGGAAGAGGTTAAAATAAGCAGTCAATTGCTGCATTATACAGACACTAGTTTGTTGGTAGAGATGCGCATGAACGGTCTTAAAAAAGACGAACTCAAAGCTGTTATGTGGAGTAACTTCGTGCATTTCAACCTCTTAAAGCAACAAAGAGAGCAGCATTCACAAAAATTTATGAATCTTTTCGCAGCAGTAGCAAATCCGGTAGCTGAAACGACATTTGAGGCCAGAATTTCGACAGTTCGGTCGCAAAAGGTGTAA
- a CDS encoding TetR/AcrR family transcriptional regulator gives MLTKAERTKKFIVETVAPIFNQQGYAATSLNDLTKATGLTKGAIYGNFESKEALAVAAFKYNVNELFKQISLHQQESDSALGALYKITEFYRSYYQFSRKLGGCPILNIGVDAHHQDGPLMAQVQSVISKSQQHIQSLVELAVKEGDLKAEFANKNFGKLMYTRIQGAIFMMQTMDDHTYVVEAVDALDQLISKYEI, from the coding sequence ATGCTCACAAAAGCAGAAAGAACCAAGAAGTTCATTGTAGAAACCGTAGCCCCGATCTTTAATCAGCAAGGCTATGCGGCTACTTCCTTGAACGACCTCACTAAGGCTACTGGCCTTACCAAGGGCGCTATCTATGGTAACTTTGAATCTAAGGAAGCGCTGGCTGTTGCGGCGTTCAAATACAACGTGAACGAGCTTTTTAAACAGATCAGCTTGCATCAGCAAGAAAGTGATTCTGCCTTAGGTGCTTTATACAAGATCACCGAGTTCTACCGCTCTTACTATCAGTTCAGCAGGAAATTGGGCGGCTGCCCTATTCTGAATATCGGCGTAGATGCACACCACCAAGACGGGCCGCTTATGGCTCAGGTTCAATCGGTTATAAGTAAGAGTCAACAGCATATTCAAAGTTTGGTTGAATTGGCGGTAAAAGAAGGAGATCTTAAGGCAGAGTTCGCTAACAAGAACTTTGGAAAACTAATGTACACACGTATTCAAGGCGCAATATTCATGATGCAGACCATGGATGATCACACCTATGTGGTTGAGGCAGTAGATGCCCTAGACCAACTAATCAGCAAGTACGAAATCTAA
- the clpB gene encoding ATP-dependent chaperone ClpB, translated as MNFNNYTIKSQEAVQQAHQLTQELEHQHIDPEHLFKAMLEVDENVLPYLLKKLNVNPTTLEQILDKELERKPKVSGAEIMLGRETAKLLNDASIGAKKRKDEFVSIEHLLLALFESKNSIAQALKDQGVNSKNLNAAIDELRKGERVTSASAEESYNALNKYAKNLNQLAQEGKLDPVIGRDEEIRRILQILSRRTKNNPMLVGEPGTGKTAIAEGLAHRIVDGDVPENLQQKQIFSLDMGALIAGAKFKGEFEERLKAVIKEVTSSDGDIVLFIDEIHTLVGAGGGQGAMDAANILKPALARGELRAIGATTLDEYQKYFEKDKALERRFQKVQVDEPDTESAISILRGIKEKYENHHKVRIKDDAIIGAVELSQRYITNRFLPDKAIDLMDEAASKLRMEINSKPEELDVLDRKIMQLEIEIEAIKREKDEAKLKILRADLANLKEERNEIHAKWKQEKEVVESVQQIKTEIEAFKLEAERAEREGDYGKVAELRYGKIKEAQEALEAKQEELAAQQGSSLIKEEVTHEDIAEVVAKWTGIPVTKMLQSEREKLLLLEQELHKRVVGQEEAITAVSDAIRRSRAGLQDAKKPIGSFLFLGTTGVGKTELAKALAEYLFNDENAMTRIDMSEYQERHSVSRLVGAPPGYVGYDEGGQLTEAVRRKPYSVVLLDEIEKAHPDTFNILLQVLDEGRLTDNKGRVADFKNTIIIMTSNMGSSVIQERFESIKDLDSALEAAKVDVLGLLKQTVRPEFLNRIDDIILFTPLREQDIAQIVSLQLRGVIKMLAKQNITLDATDDAIAYLAERGFDPQFGARPVKRVIQREVLNQLSKEILAGKVSAESIILLDSFDGKLVFRNQNDLVTP; from the coding sequence ATGAATTTTAATAATTATACTATAAAATCACAGGAAGCTGTACAGCAGGCGCACCAACTCACTCAAGAGTTGGAGCATCAGCATATAGACCCGGAGCACTTGTTTAAAGCCATGCTCGAGGTCGATGAGAATGTGCTGCCTTATCTGCTCAAAAAGCTCAACGTGAACCCCACTACCCTAGAACAGATCTTGGACAAAGAGCTGGAGCGCAAGCCAAAAGTTAGCGGGGCAGAGATCATGTTAGGGCGTGAAACAGCAAAATTGCTCAACGACGCCTCTATTGGTGCAAAGAAGCGCAAGGACGAATTTGTGTCTATAGAGCATCTTTTACTCGCGCTTTTTGAAAGCAAGAATAGTATTGCTCAGGCCTTGAAAGATCAGGGTGTGAACAGCAAGAACTTGAATGCGGCCATAGATGAGCTGCGCAAAGGAGAACGGGTTACGTCCGCATCCGCAGAAGAATCCTATAACGCTTTGAACAAATACGCCAAGAATCTAAATCAATTGGCGCAAGAAGGTAAGCTAGACCCGGTTATTGGCCGTGACGAAGAAATAAGACGCATACTGCAGATCCTATCTAGACGCACCAAGAATAACCCCATGCTTGTAGGCGAGCCTGGAACAGGAAAGACCGCCATTGCAGAAGGTTTGGCACACCGTATTGTAGACGGAGATGTACCCGAAAACCTGCAGCAAAAGCAGATCTTTAGTCTGGATATGGGGGCTCTGATCGCTGGAGCGAAGTTTAAAGGAGAATTCGAAGAGCGCCTTAAAGCCGTGATCAAAGAAGTGACCTCTAGTGACGGAGATATTGTCTTATTCATAGATGAGATCCATACCTTGGTCGGAGCCGGAGGTGGACAAGGAGCCATGGACGCGGCCAATATCCTTAAGCCGGCCTTGGCAAGAGGAGAACTGCGTGCTATTGGGGCCACCACTTTAGATGAGTATCAGAAATATTTTGAAAAGGATAAAGCTTTGGAGCGTCGTTTCCAAAAGGTACAGGTAGATGAACCCGATACCGAAAGTGCGATCTCTATCTTAAGAGGTATAAAAGAAAAGTACGAGAACCACCACAAGGTGCGTATCAAGGACGATGCAATCATTGGTGCGGTTGAACTCTCTCAGCGTTATATCACCAACAGATTCTTGCCCGATAAGGCGATCGATCTTATGGACGAAGCAGCCTCTAAACTGCGGATGGAGATCAATTCCAAACCCGAGGAACTGGATGTTTTAGACAGAAAGATCATGCAATTGGAGATCGAGATAGAAGCCATTAAGCGCGAAAAGGACGAGGCCAAACTCAAGATCCTTCGTGCAGATCTGGCCAACCTCAAAGAAGAACGCAACGAGATCCATGCGAAATGGAAGCAAGAAAAAGAGGTTGTAGAAAGTGTTCAGCAAATAAAAACCGAGATAGAAGCATTTAAACTCGAAGCCGAACGCGCCGAACGCGAAGGCGACTACGGAAAAGTGGCCGAACTTCGTTACGGAAAGATCAAGGAAGCTCAAGAAGCACTAGAAGCCAAACAAGAAGAATTGGCTGCCCAGCAAGGGTCTTCGCTCATCAAGGAAGAAGTTACCCATGAGGATATCGCAGAAGTTGTAGCCAAATGGACCGGAATTCCCGTGACCAAAATGCTACAGAGTGAACGCGAAAAATTGCTGCTTTTGGAGCAAGAGCTACACAAACGCGTGGTGGGACAAGAAGAAGCCATTACTGCGGTAAGCGACGCGATTCGAAGATCGAGAGCAGGTTTGCAAGATGCCAAAAAACCTATCGGGTCTTTCCTATTCTTGGGAACCACAGGGGTTGGAAAAACAGAATTGGCCAAGGCCTTGGCAGAATACTTGTTCAATGACGAAAACGCTATGACGCGAATAGACATGAGCGAGTATCAAGAAAGGCACAGTGTTAGCCGCTTGGTGGGAGCTCCTCCGGGATATGTAGGCTATGACGAAGGCGGGCAACTTACCGAAGCGGTAAGACGCAAGCCGTATTCGGTAGTCTTGTTAGATGAGATCGAGAAGGCGCACCCAGATACCTTTAATATCTTATTGCAAGTTCTGGACGAAGGTCGCCTGACAGATAACAAAGGGCGGGTTGCTGATTTTAAGAACACCATTATAATCATGACCTCCAATATGGGAAGTAGCGTGATCCAAGAGCGCTTTGAATCGATCAAAGATCTAGACAGTGCTCTGGAAGCCGCCAAAGTAGATGTTCTGGGATTACTCAAACAGACTGTACGTCCGGAGTTCTTAAACCGTATAGACGACATCATTCTGTTTACACCTTTAAGAGAGCAAGACATAGCGCAAATTGTGAGTCTACAACTCCGCGGGGTGATAAAAATGCTTGCAAAACAGAATATTACTTTAGACGCTACGGATGATGCCATTGCGTATTTGGCCGAACGTGGATTCGACCCGCAATTTGGAGCCAGACCCGTAAAGCGTGTAATTCAGCGAGAAGTACTCAACCAGCTTTCTAAGGAGATCTTAGCGGGAAAAGTATCGGCAGAAAGCATCATATTGCTCGATAGTTTTGACGGGAAGCTCGTTTTTAGGAATCAGAATGACCTGGTAACTCCTTAA
- the ytxJ gene encoding bacillithiol system redox-active protein YtxJ, whose translation MSLFRKLFTSDSAPQEPQTEVPWTPITNMDQLDALSSVSATKPVIIFKHSTRCGISAMVLRQFNKSYDLPLEQMQPYILDLLSYREISNEIAIRFQVLHQSPQLLVIKNGSAVHAASHYEIQAADLHRFI comes from the coding sequence ATGAGTTTATTTAGAAAACTGTTCACTAGCGATTCAGCTCCCCAAGAGCCTCAAACTGAAGTCCCATGGACCCCAATAACGAACATGGACCAGCTGGATGCGTTGAGCTCGGTATCAGCCACCAAACCTGTTATCATCTTTAAACACTCCACCCGCTGTGGGATAAGTGCTATGGTGCTGAGGCAGTTTAATAAGAGCTACGATCTTCCCTTAGAACAAATGCAACCTTATATCTTGGATCTTTTGTCCTACAGAGAAATCTCGAACGAGATAGCAATTCGCTTTCAAGTGCTGCATCAAAGTCCGCAGCTATTGGTCATAAAAAACGGTAGCGCAGTTCACGCAGCTTCTCATTACGAAATACAAGCCGCAGATCTACACAGATTTATTTAA
- the fahA gene encoding fumarylacetoacetase, which yields MPLSANNPDRTTWLEVAPNSDFPIQNIPFGVFLTRDDIITIGTRIGDFAIDLGAMHQLGYFEGIDLTDDIFLQDSLNDFISDGRKTWRLVRNRISEVFEANNPKLRDNMEHRDVIIFTMEEIEMQLPVSIGDYTDFYSSKEHATNVGSMFRDPEKALLPNWLHIPVGYHGRSSSIIPSGINVRRPKGQTLPPDSDEPVFGPSKRVDFELEMAFITTDANHLGEPIPVDEAEDYIFGLVLFNDWSARDIQKWEYVPLGPFLAKNFASSISPWIVTLDALQPFKVDGPKPEKPQLPYLQYTGPKSYDINLEVYLQPEGSEPHKVSTSNFKYMYWNMAQQLAHHTVNGCNVVSGDMMGSGTISGPTPDSYGSMLELSWAGKNPLQLPDGSKRSFIEDNDTVILKGYCQNDQVRIGFGECRTKLLPALK from the coding sequence ATGCCATTATCAGCAAACAATCCAGATCGCACTACTTGGTTAGAAGTAGCGCCAAACTCGGATTTCCCAATACAAAACATTCCTTTCGGCGTTTTTTTAACGCGAGATGACATTATTACCATAGGTACTCGGATCGGAGATTTTGCCATAGATCTTGGCGCTATGCATCAGTTGGGATACTTTGAGGGGATCGATCTCACAGACGATATCTTTTTACAAGACAGTCTCAACGACTTTATTTCTGATGGCCGCAAGACTTGGCGTTTGGTTCGCAATCGTATCTCTGAGGTCTTTGAAGCCAATAATCCAAAGCTACGCGACAATATGGAGCATCGCGATGTGATCATCTTCACTATGGAAGAGATCGAGATGCAATTGCCTGTTAGCATTGGAGACTATACCGATTTTTACTCGAGCAAGGAACACGCCACCAATGTTGGTAGCATGTTTCGCGATCCGGAAAAGGCATTATTGCCAAATTGGTTGCACATACCAGTGGGCTATCACGGCCGTAGTTCTTCTATAATTCCCAGTGGTATCAATGTGAGAAGACCTAAAGGACAAACGCTTCCGCCAGATTCGGATGAGCCCGTATTTGGACCTTCAAAGCGCGTGGATTTCGAATTAGAAATGGCCTTTATTACTACGGATGCCAATCATTTAGGTGAGCCGATTCCTGTGGATGAAGCCGAAGATTATATTTTTGGCCTGGTGCTTTTTAACGATTGGAGTGCTCGCGATATTCAGAAATGGGAATACGTGCCGCTAGGCCCTTTCCTTGCCAAGAACTTCGCATCTAGCATTTCACCTTGGATAGTTACTTTGGATGCCTTACAACCCTTTAAAGTGGACGGCCCTAAACCAGAGAAGCCGCAACTTCCCTACTTACAATATACCGGTCCGAAGAGCTATGACATTAATCTGGAGGTTTATTTACAGCCCGAGGGCAGTGAGCCTCACAAGGTTTCAACTTCCAATTTTAAATATATGTATTGGAATATGGCCCAGCAGTTGGCGCATCATACCGTAAACGGATGTAATGTGGTGAGTGGAGACATGATGGGTAGCGGAACTATTTCGGGTCCAACCCCAGACAGCTATGGCTCTATGTTGGAATTGTCTTGGGCGGGGAAGAATCCGCTGCAGCTGCCAGACGGTTCTAAACGATCCTTTATAGAAGACAACGATACGGTGATCTTGAAAGGATATTGCCAAAACGACCAAGTCAGAATTGGTTTTGGCGAATGCCGCACCAAACTCTTGCCTGCACTTAAATAA
- the glyA gene encoding serine hydroxymethyltransferase yields MQRDTEIFSLIKEEEQRQLNGLELIASENFASPQVMEATGSVLTNKYAEGYPGKRYYGGCEVVDKVERLAIERAKELFGAEYANVQPHSGSQANTAVFAACLKPGDTFMGFDLAHGGHLTHGSPVNFSGKLYRPVFYGVDKETGLLNYDNIMEIAKREKPKMIIAGASAYSREIDYARFREIADEVGALLMADIAHPAGLIAKGLIADPVPHCHVITTTTHKTLRGPRGGLIMMGKDFDNPFGITLKNGNLRKMSSLLDSGIFPGNQGGPLEHVIAAKAVAFGEALSEEFLHYMVQVKKNAKVMAQAFVDRGYEVISGGTDNHMMLIDLRNKDITGKAAEEALGRAEITVNKNMVPFDTQSPFVTSGIRIGTPAITTRGLKESDMETIVELIDRVIQAPDNTAELEAVAKAVNTLMAGRPLFNA; encoded by the coding sequence ATGCAACGCGATACCGAGATCTTTTCCCTGATTAAAGAAGAAGAACAACGACAACTCAACGGTTTGGAACTTATTGCTTCTGAGAACTTTGCAAGTCCTCAGGTTATGGAAGCTACGGGTTCTGTACTTACCAACAAATACGCCGAAGGTTATCCTGGTAAGCGGTATTACGGAGGCTGTGAAGTGGTCGATAAGGTAGAGCGATTAGCCATTGAGCGTGCCAAAGAGCTCTTTGGAGCCGAGTACGCCAACGTTCAGCCGCATTCCGGGTCTCAGGCCAATACAGCAGTGTTTGCGGCTTGTTTAAAGCCGGGAGATACTTTTATGGGCTTTGATCTGGCACATGGTGGACACTTAACCCATGGGTCTCCGGTAAACTTTTCGGGTAAGCTCTATAGACCTGTTTTCTACGGAGTGGATAAAGAGACTGGCCTTTTGAATTACGACAACATTATGGAGATCGCCAAGCGCGAAAAACCAAAAATGATCATAGCCGGAGCCAGTGCTTATTCTCGAGAGATCGATTATGCGCGTTTCCGCGAGATCGCAGACGAGGTAGGAGCTTTGCTTATGGCAGATATCGCGCATCCGGCAGGACTTATCGCTAAAGGCCTAATTGCTGATCCAGTTCCACATTGTCACGTGATCACTACTACTACTCACAAGACCTTACGCGGGCCTCGTGGTGGACTCATCATGATGGGTAAAGATTTTGATAATCCTTTTGGAATAACCTTAAAGAACGGTAATCTGCGTAAGATGTCATCGCTATTAGACAGTGGTATATTCCCTGGGAATCAAGGTGGTCCTTTGGAGCATGTTATTGCGGCTAAAGCAGTAGCTTTTGGAGAGGCTCTTTCTGAGGAGTTCTTGCATTATATGGTACAGGTTAAAAAGAACGCCAAGGTCATGGCGCAGGCCTTTGTAGACCGCGGTTATGAAGTAATTTCTGGCGGAACTGACAATCATATGATGCTCATAGATCTGCGCAACAAAGACATTACCGGAAAAGCTGCAGAGGAGGCCCTTGGCCGAGCAGAGATCACGGTGAACAAGAACATGGTACCTTTTGATACCCAATCGCCATTTGTTACCTCTGGGATCCGAATCGGAACTCCGGCAATTACTACGCGCGGCTTAAAGGAAAGCGATATGGAGACCATAGTTGAACTAATAGACCGCGTGATCCAAGCTCCTGACAACACTGCAGAATTGGAAGCTGTGGCTAAGGCAGTAAACACCTTGATGGCAGGGCGTCCCTTATTTAACGCTTAG